Below is a window of Thermodesulfitimonas autotrophica DNA.
GTGGACGCCTGTACCGGTGAAATCGTGAGCTTTCATTCTTTCCGGGCAGGTGGGGAGCCGGCCGGCCGCCTGCCGCGCTACTCCCGGGAGGAGGTGCGGCCGGTAGCGGAAGCGCTGGTGAAAAGGTTAGCCCCGCAGAAGTGGGGGGTGCTGCGGCTTGAGGCTGCACCCGGGCGCTCCTGGGATGCAGCGCAGCATGCTTTTATTTACGTCCGTTACGTGAACGGCATCCCCTTTCCGGAAAACGGCGTGCGGGTGGTGGTGGACGGGAACACCAAGGAAGTGATAGAGTACACGCTGAGCTGGACCGCGGACGCGGTCTTCCCCGCGGCTAAAGGGATGCTGCCGCGGGAGGAGGCGCTGCGGCGCTACCGGGAGCAGGTGCAGCCGCACCTCCAGTACTTCGTGCCCGTAGCGCCGGAGAACCCCGAGCGCCAGCGGCCTTACCTGGTTTATTCCCTGGAGCCGGAGGAACTGGCGGTGGATGCCTTCACCGGGAAGGTGCTCACGGGAATGACGCCTGCCGCCACGCCTTTCGGTGAGATGTTCGGGGTGCCGGGCGGAGGCGGAGAGAGGGCTTTTTCTCCGGCGGAGCAGCGGGAAATAGAAGCAGTAGGTGAGTTGCTCCCGGCGGCGAAGGCGGTGGCGGTGGTACGAGAGCTTGTGCCGCAGGCCGCCGCGGCGGACCTCGACCGGAGCAGCCTCAATGTCGGCGGCCCCTGGCAGGAGGAGAAGGTGTGGCAGCTCTCTTTCAGCAATAAGGACCGCGGGCTCCGCATCGATGCGGTAGTCAGCGCGGTAACCGGTGAACTTTTGCATCTTTACGTTATGTCAACGGAAAACGAGGAGCCCCGGCCGGTGGTTGCGGCAAAGCGGCAGGAAGCGAAGCTCGACCGGGAAGAGGCGCGCCGGATAGCGGAAGAGTTCCTGAAAAAAGCGGCCCCGGCCCTTTTGCCGGAGGCGCGGTGTGCGCAGTGCGAGTTTTTCGCCCTACCCTACCCGAATCCCGCCTACCACTGCGTTTACCAGCGGTACGTCAACGGCTTGCCGTGCCCGAGCAACTCCCTGTCGGTACAGGTGGATGCGGTGACGGGCGAGGTGATCGGCTACAGCCGGCAGTGGGTCCGGGCGGTCTTCCCCCCGCCGGCGGAGGCCATAACCCCCGCAGCGGCCCTGGAGCGTTACCTCGACGCCTTTGGTTTTGAACCCCGCTACATCCGGCTGGTTGCCGGGACACCGCGGGAGGTTTTCAGCGATCCTGATGATCCTTTCGGCTGGAAGAAGGCGGAGATCCGCCTGGTTTACGCGCTGAAGCTGCCTGGAGGCTACCCGGCGGTCTGGCTCGACGCGCAGAGCGGTGAGTTTATCGATTACGAAGGGAATCCGGTAGCGGTGAAACCGGCGCCCGCTTTCAGCGACGTGGCGGGGAGCCGCTTCGCGCAGGAGATCGGCCTCTTGAAGGAAGCGGGTGTTGTCAAGGGCTGCCAAGGCCGCTTCCGGCCCCGCGACCCCGTGACGCAGGCGGAATTAGTGGCGATGATCGTGGCGGCACAAAGCCCGGTCGCGGTGCCGCAGGCGGCAGGAGGCGCGCCTTGGTACAGCGAGGCTTACGAGCAGGCGCGGCTGCGCGGCATTATCGAGGCAAAGGAGATAGCGCCGGACCGGCCGGTCCAGCGCCTGGAGCTGGCGCGACTGTTGGTGCGGGGCCTCGGCTACCGGCAGGTGGCGGAGTTACCGGAGCTTTACCGGCTTCCCTTCGCGGATGCCGCCGGGGTGCCGCTTGCGGACCGGGGCTACGCCGCGCTGGCCTGGGGGTTGAGGCTCTTTCCGTGGCCGGGCGGCGATTTTGGTCCGGCGGCGGTTGTAAAGCGGGAGGAGGCGGCGGCAGCAATAGTGCGGTTCCTGCGGGCGCCGCGTCCCTGCAATGCGGGATAGAATTGCCGTTCGACAGGTTGTTCGTTTTAGGACGGAAGGCGGGTATAAGTTCTTTCCCCGGTGGAGCCGCAGAGGTTTTACGCGGCGCTGCGGGCCCGGCTTGACGGCATTGCAGGTTAGTAATGCTGCCTAGCGCATCCGGCACCTAAAGTGAAGGAGTGAAAAACGTATGTGGCGCAGGCGGGCGGCGGCTGGTGTACTCGTCGGGTTGGGTGGAGTGCTAACAAGCTTTTGTATCTGGTTTTTCTGGTGCCGTCTGGTTCCGGCCCCCGGAAGGGGGCCGGTTGTTTTGTGGTATAATTGAGAAAACAGGGCCTTTAAACGAGTGTGGTTCAAGTGGCTGTTTTTAAGCTGTATTCGCCCTTTGCGCCGGCGGGGGACCAGCCGCAGGCGATTGAAAAGTTGGTGGCCGGGATCGAGAAAGGTTACCGGATGCAGACGCTTTTGGGCGTCACCGGCTCGGGGAAGACCTTTACGATGGCCAACGTGATCGCGCGGGTGGGGCGGCCGACGCTGGTGCTGGCGCCGAATAAGACGCTGGCGGCGCAGCTCTGCAGCGAGTTCAAGGAGTTTTTCCCCGAAAACGCGGTGGAGTACTTCGTCAGCTACTACGACTATTACCAGCCGGAGGCCTACCTGCCGCAGGCCGACCTTTATATCGAGAAGGACTCGCTGATCAACGACGAGATTGACAAACTGCGGCACGCGGCGACGGCGGCGGTCTTAGAGCGGCGGGACGTGATCATCGTAGCGAGCGTCTCTTGCATCTACAGCCTCGGCAACCCGGTTGATTATGCGGCGCAGGTGGTTTCTTTGCGGCGCGGGGAAAGCTACGACCGGGACGCGGTGCTGCGGAAGTTAGTCCAGATCCGCTACGAGCGCAACGACATCAATTTTACGCGCGGGAAGTTCCGGGTGCGGGGCGACGTGATAGATGTCTTCCCGGCGGCGGAGTCGGAACGGGCGGTGCGGGTGGCGTTTTTCGGGGACGAGGTGGAGCGTATCTTAGAGTTTGACCCGCTGACGGGGAACGTTCTCGGCGAGCGCTACCATGTTTCTTTCTTTCCGGCGACCCACTACGTCACGGCGGAAGACCGCTGGGAGGCGATCCTGGCGGCGATTGAAGAAGAGCTGGCGGAACGAGTCGCGTGGTTCCAGGCGCAGGGGAAGCTGCTCGAGGCGCAGCGGATAGAGACGCGGACACGCTTCGACCTGGAGATGCTCCGGGAGGTCGGGTACTGCAAAGGGATCGAGAACTATTCCCGCTACCTTACCGGCCGGGCGCCCGGCGAGCCGCCCTATACGCTTCTGGATTACTTTCCGCAGGATTTTTTGATTTTTATTGACGAGTCGCACGTAGCGGTCCCGCAGCTCCACGGGATGTATGAAGGCGACCGCGCGCGAAAGGAAGCGTTGGTCGAATATGGCTTCCGACTGCCTTCGGCTTTTGATAACCGGCCGCTCAAGTTCGAAGAGTTCATCCAGCGGGTGAACCAGGTGGTCTTCGTTTCGGCGACGCCGGGAGACTACGAGGTGCAGCACAGCGCGCAGGTGGTGGAGCAGATCGTGCGGCCGACGGGGCTGGTGGACCCGCCCTTAGTGGTGCGGCCGACGCAGGGACAGATAGATGACCTTCTGGGGGAAATCCGGACCCGAACGGCACGGGGCGAGCGGGTGCTGGTGACGACGCTGACGAAGCGAATGGCGGAGGACCTGGCTGACTACCTGCGGGAATTGGGGATCAAGGTCCGCTACCTGCATGCGGACATTGATACCTTAGAGCGAATGGCGATTATCCGCGACTTGCGCTTAGGGGTTTGCGATGTATTAGTAGGAATTAACCTGCTGCGGGAGGGGCTGGACCTGCCGGAGGTGAGCTTGGTCGCCATCCTGGACGCCGATAAGGAAGGCTACCTGCGTTCGGAGCGCTCGCTCATTCAGACCGCCGGGCGGGCGGCCCGGAACGTGAACGGCTTGGTGGTCCTCTACGCCGATGCGGTGACCGGCTCGATGCAGCGGGCGATCGCCGAGACGGAGCGGCGGCGGCAGGTGCAGCTCGCCTACAACCATGAACACGGTATCGAACCACGGACGGCACAAAAGCCCGTGCGGGACGTGATCGAAGCGACAAAGGTCGCTGAGGAGAAAGGCCTTTATACGCTGCGGCCGCGGGAGATGACGGTGGCGCAGCTCCGGCAGCTCGCGAAGGCCTACGAGAAACAGATGCGGGAGGCGGCGAAGCAGTTGGAATTCGAGCTGGCGGCGCAGTTGCGGGATGTGCTGTTAGAGCTGCGGGCGGAACTGGCGGTGCGGGAAGGCGCTGGAGAGAAAAGGCGGCAGGACGAAGGCGGAAGGGTGAAGAGGAAGGTAGGGGCGAGGGGTTAGGGGGCAGAAGCCCAAACTTTAGGCTCATAACGGTGAAAGAAATGCAGGAAGCCATTGTCGTAAGAGGCGCAAGGGTACACAACCTGAAAAACATCACGGTGAGCATCCCCCGGAACAAGCTTACGGTGATCACGGGCCTTTCGGGATCGGGGAAGTCTTCGCTCGCTTTCGACACCATCTACGCGGAAGGGCAGCGGCGGTACGTGGAGTCGCTGTCTGCTTACGCGCGCCAGTTCCTCGGCCAGATGGACAAACCGGACGTGGACGGCATCGAGGGGTTGTCGCCCGCCATCTCCATCGACCAGAAATCGGCCAGCCACAACCCGCGCTCCACCGTGGGCACGGTGACGGAGATTTACGACTATCTGCGGCTCCTCTTTGCGCGGATCGGGCAGCCCCACTGCTCCCGGTGCGGCCTGCCGATCAAGCAGCAGGCGGTTTCCCAGATGGTGGACCGGCTGCTTGCTCTCCCCGAAGGAACGCGCGTTTACATCCTGGCTCCTGTTGTCCGGGGCAAAAAAGGCGAGCACGCCCGCATTTTGGAGGAAGCGCACCGGCAGGGTTTTGTGCGGGCGCGGGTGGACGGGACCATCCACGAGTTGGGCGAAGGGGAGATCCGCCTCGACAAAAACAAAAAGCATAACGTTGAAATTGTAGTGGACCGGGTGGTAATCAAGCCGGATATTGCTTCCCGCTTGGCCGACTCTTTGGAAACAGCGCTCAAGCTTGCCGACGGGCTGGCGGTTGCGGCAGTCGTGGATGGCGAGGAAATCCTTTTCAGCAGCAAGTTTGCCTGTCCAGATTGCGGTGTTTCCCTTCCGGAGCTCTCGCCGCGGCTTTTTTCGTTCAACAGCCCCTACGGCGCCTGCCCGGCCTGCACCGGGTTGGGGGCGCTGCTGGAGGTTGATCCGGAACTAGTGGTCGAGCCGGAGAAAACCCTGGAAGAAGGGGCCGTTGCCGGCTGGTCCTATTACAGCAGCCAGTTTTATCTTTTGGAGGGGCTTGCCCGCCACTACGGTTTTCCGCTCGACATTCCTTACGCGCGCCTTGCTCCCGAACATAAAGCGGTTATCCTCTACGGGACGGGTGGGGAACGAGTGCGCTTTGTTTACCGCGACTTGGCGGGGCGGCGGCGAGAGTACGTGGCGCCCTTTGACGGTGTCATCGGCTACCTCACGAAACGCTACCGGGAAACCAGTTCCGATTACGTAAAGGCGGAGATCGAGCGGATGATGCGGCCGCGTCCCTGCAAAGCCTGCGGCGGTACCAGGCTGAGACCCGAAGCCCTGGCGGTGAAAGTGGGCGGGAAGGCTATTCACGAGGTGACGGCGCTTTCGGTCAGCGAGGCCTTGGCCTTTTTCGAGGGGTTGCAGCTTGGGCCGCGGGAGGAAGCGATTGCCCGGCAGGTTTTGAAGGAGATCAAGGCGCGGCTCGGTTTTTTGGTCAATGTGGGGCTCGACTACCTCACGCTGGACCGGGCGGCCAATACCCTTTCCGGGGGAGAAGCGCAGCGGATTCGCCTGGCCACGCAGATTGGCTCCGGACTCATGGGAGTGATTTACATCCTCGACGAGCCGAGCATCGGGCTTCACCCGCGGGACCAGTCGCGGTTGCTGGCCATGCTGAAACACCTGCGTGATTTAGGGAACACGGTAGTCGTCGTGGAGCACGATGCGGAGACCATTTCGAATGCCGATTACGTTATCGATATTGGACCTGGCGCGGGTGCGCACGGAGGGACAGTCGTGGCGGCGGGCCCGCCTGCGGAAATTATGCGCCACCCTGTTTCCCTCACCGGGCAGTATTTAAGCGGGCGCAAGACGATTCCGGTGCGGCCGCGCCGGCGGCCGACGGGGCGGTGGCTGAAGGTAATTGGAGCGGCAGCGCACAACCTGAAGGAGATCGACGTGGCCTTTCCGGTTGGCCTTTTTGTTTGCGTTACCGGCGTTTCGGGTTCGGGGAAGAGCACCCTGGTAAACGATATCCTTTACCGGGCGTTAGCCCGTGAGTTGCACGGGGCGCGGGAGTTGCCGGGTGCCTACCGGCGCCTTGAGGGGATAGAACACGTCGATAAGGTAATCAACGTGGACCAGTCGCCGATCGGCCGGACGCCCCGTTCGAACCCGGCTACCTACACAGGCGTCTTAACCGACATCCGTGAGCTTTTCGCGCTGCTGCCGGAGGCCCGGGTGCGGGGCTACAAGCCCGGGCGGTTCAGCTTCAATGTTCCGGGTGGCCGGTGCGAAGCCTGCCGGGGCGACGGGATCGTAAAAATCGAGATGCACTTTTTACCGGATGTTTATATTCCGTGCGAAGTATGTAAAGGGCAGCGCTATAACCGGGAGACCCTCGCGGTGAAATTCCGGGGCAAGAGCATCGCTGAGGTGCTCGACATGACGGTGGACGAGGCACTTGAATTTTTTGCTGCTTTCCCCAAAATCTACCGGCGGCTGAAGACCTTGCAGGACGTGGGCTTGGGTTACATCAAGCTTGGCCAGCCGGCGACCACCCTTTCCGGCGGCGAGGCGCAGCGGGTGAAATTAGCTGCGGAACTCTCCCGGCGCGCGACCGGGCGGACGGTTTACATCCTCGATGAGCCGACGACGGGACTCCACTTCGCCGATATTGCGAAGCTGCTGGACGTGCTCCACCGCCTGGTAGATGCAGGGAATACGGTGATCGTGATCGAACATAATCTGGACGTAATTAAAACCGCAGACTACATCGTTGATTTGGGACCAGAAGGCGGGGCCCGCGGCGGCCGGGTGGTGGCTGCCGGAACGCCGGAGGAAGTGGCGGCGGTACCGGAGTCTTATACCGGGCGGTATTTGGCCCGCATCTTGGGCGGGAAGGCGGTTGATTTGGCTGCGGGAAATGTGGGGTGAAGGAGCGAGTGCGCGGGATGGAGGAGTTGATAGAGAAGGTTAACAAGCTTCCGGAAGAGCCGGGCGTCTACCTTTTTAAAGATGACGCAGGGCAGGTCCTCTACGTAGGAAAGGCGGTCTCGCTACGGCACCGGGTGCGTTCTTATTTTCAGGGGAGCCAGTCACCCAAAGTTTTGGCGCTGTTGGAAAAGGCGCGCGACCTCGCGTACATTGTTACCGCTAACGAGGTGGAGGCGCTCGTTCTCGAGGCAAACCTCATTAAGGCGCACCGGCCCCGCTACAATGTGGTGCTGAAAGACGATAAGACTTATCCTTACATCAAGGTTACAGTGGCGGAGGAGTTTCCCCGGGTTCTCTTCGCCCGGCGGCGGGGCAAGGACGGGGCGCGCTACTTCGGGCCGTACACCCGGTCGGGGGCGGTTTACGAGACTTTGCGCTTCCTCCGCACCCTTTTCCCCTTCCGTTCGTGCAAGGGGACGGTGCCCACCCGGAGCCGGCCCTGCCTCAACTACCACATCCGGCGCTGCCCGGGCCCTTGCGCGGGTTCTGCCGACCCGGAGAAGTACCGGCGGGGGATCGAGGCGCTCTGCCTTTTCCTCGAAGGGCGTTACAGTGCGGTGAAGCGCCACCTCGAGGCGGAGATGCGGACGGCGGCGGAACGGCTCGAATTTGAACGGGCGGCGGTGCTCCGGGACCGGCTCCGGGCGCTCGAGGTTATCCTTGCCCGGCAGCGGGTGGTTTCCGCGAAGGGCGAGGATCTTGACGTGGTGGCCCTGGCGCGGGAAAATGAGCAAGCGGTAGCGGCGGTGCTTCAGGTCCGGGAGGGGCGCCTCATTGCCCAAGAGCAATTCGGGCTCAGTGGGGTTGCCGGGCAGAGCGACGCCGCAGTGCTATCCGGGTTTTTGAAGCAGTATTACAGCGGGATTTCGGCTTCTTTCCCGCGCGAGGTGATTCTGCCCGTCGATTTGGGGGAGGAAGCGCCGGCGATTTGCGCTTACCTCACGGAACGGGTAGGGAAGAGAGTGCGGCTCACCGTGCCGCAGCGGGGAAGGAAGAAGGAACTGTTGGCCCTGGCGAGGAAAAACGCGGCGGTGGCGCTCGCCGAAGCAGAAGTAGAGGTGGCTGCGGGCGAAGAAACGCTCCGGGAGTTGGCGGCGGCACTGGCGCTCGAGAAGCTGCCGCAGCGGATTGAGGGTTACGATGCCTCTTCGCTTCAGGGTGCGGCACCGGTGGTGGTGATGGTGGTTTTCAAAGAAGGCCGACCCTTCAAGAGCGGCTACCGCCGGTTTGCGGTGGCGCCGGTCGGGAAACCGGACGATTACGGGGCGCTGCGCGAGGCTCTGCGGCGGCGCCTTGCCAGGGCGCGGGAGGAGGAAAAGGCGATCGCCTCCGGCCAGTTGGTGCCCCGGGTGGCGAAGTTCTGGCCGCTTCCCGACCTTGTTCTGGTTGACGGCGGTCCGGCGCAGGCAGCGGTGGCCCGGACAGTTTTGGCAGAATTCGGCTACGACCATATTCCCGTCTTCGGGTTGGCTAAGGAGAATGAGTGGCTTTACCGGCCGGGCGAGACCACGCCGGTAATTTTACCGCGCGAAAGCGCCGCGCTGCGGCTTCTGCAACGGGTGCGGGATGAAGCCCACCGGTTTGCCGTTGCGTTTCACCGGAAGCGCCGGGCTACCGGTTTGCGGTCGGTGCTGGAGGAGATCAAAGGGATCGGGCCGGCCCGGCGGCGGGCGCTTTTGAAGAATTTCCCGTCGCTTGAGGCGCTCAAGGCTGCCGGTTTGGAGGAACTCAGCCAGGTACCGGGAATGAATCGGAAGGCGGCCCGCGCCGTTTACGAGTACCTTCAGCGATACTGCGGGGGAGAGAATTGAGCGGGATTAAACTGGTTGCTGTGGATCTGGACGATACCTTACTTGACTCGCGGCTCACAGTCTCACCCCGGGTAAAACGGGCTGTCGAGCAGGCTACGGCGCGGGGCACGGCGGTGGTAATTGCGACCGGACGGATGTTCCGCGCTGCCGTTCCTTACGCTGTGGAGCTCGGGCTTAAGACCCCGCTCATCACCTACCAGGGGGCGCTCGTAAAGGAGCACCACACGGGGCGGGAGTTTTTCCACCGGCCCGTGCCGCTCGAGTTGGCGCGCGACGTGGTGCGTTACCTTTTGCCCACCGGTTTTCACCTCCAGGTTTACGTCAACGACACCCTCTGCATGGCCGAACTCACGTCCGATGGCGAACGCTACGCCCGCCTCTCGCGCGTCGAGCCGCGGGTGGTGGGTAATCTCCTCGCCTTTCTTCGGGAGCCGCCGACCAAAGTGCTGATGGTGGCACCGGAACCGGAAATTGACCGGCTGCTGCCAGAACTACGCGCCCGTTACGGCGGGGCACTGCACATCGAGAAGTCTAAACCTTACTTCCTCGAGTTTTCCCACCCGGAGGCGACGAAGGGTAAGGCGCTGGCGCGTGTGGCACAGGAGCTCGGTGTCGCCCGCGCGGCGGTAATGGCTATTGGCGACAGTTACAACGACCTTTCGATGCTCGAATATGCGGGGGTGGGGGTAGTAGTAGGAAACGCCCGGCCAGAAATCAAGGCCTGTGCGACCTACGTGACTGCGACCAACGACGCAGACGGCGTGGCGCTTGCCATTGAGCGTTGGGTTTTGGGGGAGGAGCACGCAGAGCTTAAGGAGGGGCGAGGATGACCGAATATATCGTCGGGGTAGATCTCGGCGGGACCAAGATCCGGACGGCACTCGCCACGCTTGACGGGGAAGTGCGGGCGGAAGTCGAGGTTCCCACCGGCGCCGTGGCGGGGTATACCCGGGTGATAGAGCGGATCGCGGGCACAATAGAGGAAGTGAGGCGGCAGGCGGGTTTTCCGGGTAAGCCGTTGCGGGTGGGTTTGGGCGCGCCGGGGCCACTCGATCCCGCGAAAGGAATTGTCCACGTAGCCCCTAACCTTGGTTGGCGTCACGTTCGCGTGGCCGCTGATCTCGAAGCGCTTGTTGGCGCGCCGGTTTTACTCGAAAATGACGCTAATTTGGCGGCGGTCGGCGAGTTCGCTTACGGGGCGGGGAAGGGCGTTCAAGATATGGTTTACATCACCGTAAGCACCGGTATCGGCGGCGGGCTAATCCTCGGCGGGCGCCTCTACCGGGGCGCAGGCTACGGCGCGGGGGAGATTGGGCACATCACCCTTTTACCCGACGGCCCGCTTTGCTCCTGCGGTAACCGCGGGTGTCTCGAAGCGCTCGCTTCTGGAACGGCGGTGGCGCGGCAGGCCCGGGAACTGATCGGTAGGGGAGGGGGGCGAGGCATCCTGACGCTTGCGGGTGGCGTGATAGATGCGGTGACGGCGAAAATGGTAGCCGAGGCGGCACGCCAGGGCGATGGTGAGGCTAAAGCGCTCTTCGATGAAGCGGCGCGGTGGCTCGGAATCGGGATAGCAGCAGTGGTTAATCTGTTAAACCCGGCAGTTGTGGTTTTGGGCGGCGGGATGATGAAGAGCGCGGCGCTTTTCTGGGGAAAACTTGAGGAAGAGGTGACGGCGCGGACTCTTCCCGGGACCCGCGAGGTTTTGCGGCTCAAGGTGGCCGAACTTGGCGGCCGTTCCGGGGTGCTCGGCGCCGTAGCTTACGCTTTGCGGCCGGAGTAGGGTGAGGGAATGGTGCACTTCGGGTTGGAAGCATGGCGGACATTCGAACGAGGCTGCGAGCGGGAGTGGTTCGTAACCAACGGGCTTGGTGGCTTCGCCGCGGGGACGATCATCGGGGCCAATACGCGGCGCTACCACGGGCTGCTGATCGCCGCGCTCAACCCCCCGGTCCGCCGCTTTTTACTGCTGGCCAAACTCGACGAACGGATTGAAGCGGGGGGCGTTTTCTACAACCTGGCGACTAACTATACTGCCGGCGGGGCGACGGAAAGCGGCTTCGTCCACCTGGTGCGGGCGCAGTTTTGCCCGTTTCCCGAATTCTTTTACTGCTGCGGCCACATCCAGTTGCGGAAGCTTATCTTTATGCCTCACGGCCAGAATGCCACGGTGATCCTCTACCGGGTGACTAACGCTGGACCTCCAGCACGCCTCATCTTGACCCCCTTGATAAACTATCGTGATTACCACGGCAACAGCTACAGGGGCCAGATAAGCTTTCACCAGGAACCCATCGCGGACGGGGTGAGGATTAGCGGTCCGGAAGGCTTGCCGCCGCTTTTGCTCCGCATAAGCAATGGTGAATTTTCGGCCGCGCCTGACTGGTTCTACGGAATGCGCTACCCAGAAGAGGAGGCGCGCGGCCTCAACCCTTGGGAGGACCACTATCAGCCCGGACGCTTTACAGTTGAGCTTCCTGCGGCGAGCGAAAAGGTTTTCGCCGTGGTTGCCGCAGCGGGGCCGGGGCCCAAACCGGAGGAGGCAGAAGCGCTGCTCGCGGCGGAGCGGGAGCGGCTGGCGGCAGTGGAGCAGGCGGCGGGTTTTGCCGACTCCTTTGCCCGCGCTCTGGTGCGGGCCGCGGATGCCTTTTTGGTGCAAAGGGCTTCCGGAGCAGCCACCATCATCGCCGGTTACCCCTGGTTTACCGATTGGGGCCGGGACACAATGATCGCGCTGCCAGGTATAACCCTCCTCACCGGGCGGTTTCAGGCGGCCCGGGAGATCCTGGAGCTTTTCGGCGCCTACGTACGGGAGGGGCTTTTGCCTAACTACTTTCCCGACGACGGGGGCGAGCCGCTTTATAATACCGTCGATGCGGCGCTCTGGTACTGCCAGGCAGTTTACAAGTATTTTCAATACACCCGGGACGAAGATTTTGTGGTTAAAACAGCGCTGCCCGCGATGCGGGAGATTGTTACGCGTTACGCTGGGGGGACCCGTTACGGGATTGTCATGGCTGACGACGGGTTGCTCAAGGCAGGTAACCCGGATATTCAGCTTACCTGGATGGACGCAAAAGTGGGGGACTGGGTGGTGACGCCCCGGCACGGGAAAGCGGTGGAGATAAACGCGCTCTGGTACAACGCCGCCTGCATCTTGGAAGAGTTCCATGCCCGCTTCAAACTGCCCGACCCGCTTCCCGGACTGGCGGCCAAGATCCAGAAAGGGTTCCGCGCCTTCTGGCACCCGGCGGGGTACCTTTATGATGTTCTCCGGGAGGAGGAAAAAGAGGCGAAGATCCGGCCGAACCAGATTTTTGCCGTCAGCCTCCCTTTCTCACCGCTGAGCCAGGATGAGGCCGAAGCGGTAGTACGGCGGGTGGAAGCGGAGCTTTACACGCCTTACGGGCTACGCTCGTTATCTGCGCGCGACCCGGATTATAAGGGCCATTATGCTGGTGACCAGCGGCAGCGGGACGCCGCCTACCACCAGGGAACGGTCTGGAGCTGGCTTATCGGTCCCTTTGTCACCGCCTACCGCAAAGTTCACTGCTATTCGCCGGATAGCCAGGAACGGGCGCGGGTGTATCTGTCTCCTTTTCAAGACCACCTGGCGGACCACGGCATCGGAAGCGTCTCCGAAATCTTCGACGGCGATTGGCCCCACCGACCCCGCGGTTGCTTTGCGCAAGCCTGGAGTGTAGCGGAGGTCCTGCGGGCCTACGTGGAGGAAGTGTTAGAAAAAAGGGCAGGGAGGGGATAGTTTGGTAGACCTAAACAATCCGGAAGCGCTAAGCGCGATGGACAGCACGGGTTATTTTGCGGCCTTGGCGGAACTTGGGACGCAGTGCCGTAACGCCTACATGCTTGGCCGGGAAACGCGCGTGCCGGCAGTGGCTGACCTATCCACGGTAGTGGTCACGGGGCTCGGCGGTTCCGCCATCGGCGGCGACCTGCTGCGGGTTTACTGCCAAGAGCGCTTGCGCGTGCCTGTGACGGTGAACCGGGACTACACGCTGCCGGCTTTTGTCGGGAAGAAAACGCTCGTTTTCGCGGTGAGCTACTCCGGTAACACTGAAGAAACGCTGAGCGCCTACCAGCAGGCCCGGGAAAAAGGAGCAACGATTGTGGCGCTCACCTCGGGCGGGAAGCTTGCGGCGCTGGCGGCAGCGGACGGCGTGCCGGTGATCCGGGTGCCCGCAGGCTTAGCGCCCCGCGCGGCGACGGGCTACCTCTTTATCCCGATGCTGGCTGTGCTGGAGGGCCTGGGGATGCTTGACGGCATAGAGGCCGAGGTTGAGGAGTTGGCGCGGGAACTGGCGCACTACGCCACAAC
It encodes the following:
- the uvrC gene encoding excinuclease ABC subunit UvrC; this encodes MKERVRGMEELIEKVNKLPEEPGVYLFKDDAGQVLYVGKAVSLRHRVRSYFQGSQSPKVLALLEKARDLAYIVTANEVEALVLEANLIKAHRPRYNVVLKDDKTYPYIKVTVAEEFPRVLFARRRGKDGARYFGPYTRSGAVYETLRFLRTLFPFRSCKGTVPTRSRPCLNYHIRRCPGPCAGSADPEKYRRGIEALCLFLEGRYSAVKRHLEAEMRTAAERLEFERAAVLRDRLRALEVILARQRVVSAKGEDLDVVALARENEQAVAAVLQVREGRLIAQEQFGLSGVAGQSDAAVLSGFLKQYYSGISASFPREVILPVDLGEEAPAICAYLTERVGKRVRLTVPQRGRKKELLALARKNAAVALAEAEVEVAAGEETLRELAAALALEKLPQRIEGYDASSLQGAAPVVVMVVFKEGRPFKSGYRRFAVAPVGKPDDYGALREALRRRLARAREEEKAIASGQLVPRVAKFWPLPDLVLVDGGPAQAAVARTVLAEFGYDHIPVFGLAKENEWLYRPGETTPVILPRESAALRLLQRVRDEAHRFAVAFHRKRRATGLRSVLEEIKGIGPARRRALLKNFPSLEALKAAGLEELSQVPGMNRKAARAVYEYLQRYCGGEN
- a CDS encoding Cof-type HAD-IIB family hydrolase is translated as MSGIKLVAVDLDDTLLDSRLTVSPRVKRAVEQATARGTAVVIATGRMFRAAVPYAVELGLKTPLITYQGALVKEHHTGREFFHRPVPLELARDVVRYLLPTGFHLQVYVNDTLCMAELTSDGERYARLSRVEPRVVGNLLAFLREPPTKVLMVAPEPEIDRLLPELRARYGGALHIEKSKPYFLEFSHPEATKGKALARVAQELGVARAAVMAIGDSYNDLSMLEYAGVGVVVGNARPEIKACATYVTATNDADGVALAIERWVLGEEHAELKEGRG
- a CDS encoding ROK family protein; translated protein: MTEYIVGVDLGGTKIRTALATLDGEVRAEVEVPTGAVAGYTRVIERIAGTIEEVRRQAGFPGKPLRVGLGAPGPLDPAKGIVHVAPNLGWRHVRVAADLEALVGAPVLLENDANLAAVGEFAYGAGKGVQDMVYITVSTGIGGGLILGGRLYRGAGYGAGEIGHITLLPDGPLCSCGNRGCLEALASGTAVARQARELIGRGGGRGILTLAGGVIDAVTAKMVAEAARQGDGEAKALFDEAARWLGIGIAAVVNLLNPAVVVLGGGMMKSAALFWGKLEEEVTARTLPGTREVLRLKVAELGGRSGVLGAVAYALRPE
- a CDS encoding amylo-alpha-1,6-glucosidase: MHFGLEAWRTFERGCEREWFVTNGLGGFAAGTIIGANTRRYHGLLIAALNPPVRRFLLLAKLDERIEAGGVFYNLATNYTAGGATESGFVHLVRAQFCPFPEFFYCCGHIQLRKLIFMPHGQNATVILYRVTNAGPPARLILTPLINYRDYHGNSYRGQISFHQEPIADGVRISGPEGLPPLLLRISNGEFSAAPDWFYGMRYPEEEARGLNPWEDHYQPGRFTVELPAASEKVFAVVAAAGPGPKPEEAEALLAAERERLAAVEQAAGFADSFARALVRAADAFLVQRASGAATIIAGYPWFTDWGRDTMIALPGITLLTGRFQAAREILELFGAYVREGLLPNYFPDDGGEPLYNTVDAALWYCQAVYKYFQYTRDEDFVVKTALPAMREIVTRYAGGTRYGIVMADDGLLKAGNPDIQLTWMDAKVGDWVVTPRHGKAVEINALWYNAACILEEFHARFKLPDPLPGLAAKIQKGFRAFWHPAGYLYDVLREEEKEAKIRPNQIFAVSLPFSPLSQDEAEAVVRRVEAELYTPYGLRSLSARDPDYKGHYAGDQRQRDAAYHQGTVWSWLIGPFVTAYRKVHCYSPDSQERARVYLSPFQDHLADHGIGSVSEIFDGDWPHRPRGCFAQAWSVAEVLRAYVEEVLEKRAGRG
- a CDS encoding bifunctional phosphoglucose/phosphomannose isomerase; this translates as MVDLNNPEALSAMDSTGYFAALAELGTQCRNAYMLGRETRVPAVADLSTVVVTGLGGSAIGGDLLRVYCQERLRVPVTVNRDYTLPAFVGKKTLVFAVSYSGNTEETLSAYQQAREKGATIVALTSGGKLAALAAADGVPVIRVPAGLAPRAATGYLFIPMLAVLEGLGMLDGIEAEVEELARELAHYATTYGLGSPVAQNPAKQLALNFKGRLPIIWGASGTTEVVAQRWKGQINENAKAPAYWNAFPELNHNEIVGFEEPAELIRQLWVVILRDKGDHVRVGYRMEITRRVIEGKVAGVTEVTSTGEGMLARLYSLIYLGDWASVYLAMLYGIDPGPVKVIDYLKGELAKR